The genomic window CCGGAATGGTATTCATTGCCGATGACGTCGCACGGCTCGGGCAATATCTGCAGGCCTATGCCGGGAAGCTCTGCGCCGCCCGTTACAGCGAAGTGACGTATTCGATGCGACTGAGCCAGGCGCGCCATTTCGCGGAATGGGCGCTGCAGATGCGTGTTCCGGCCCACGGGCTTGATGATGTCATTATCGACCAGTTCGCACATCATGATTGCCGATGCGGGATCAAAACCAAGCGCGGCAAACGGGTCAAGGGTTCAGGAACCAGGGATCGTCGTCGTGGTGCTCGTACTTTTGTGCGGTTCCTTAGGGATGAGGGTCTGGTTCCGGTCGAAGAGCCTGACTGCGTCACCGCCTGCGATCCGCGCCTAACCGCATTTGCGGAATGGCTGCACCGTGAACGTGGGGTAACGTCCGAGACCATGCGGCGCTATGTTAACGAAGCGAACCGCTGGCTGGATCACCTTGGGGCAACCCCGAAGGACTACAACGTGGCGGCAATCCGGTCGATCGTTCTGGATCAGGGCGAAGAGCGCTCCCGATCATCCGTGCGCATGACGGTCACCGTGCTGCGTTCCTTTCTGCGCTTCACCATCATTCAAGGTGAATGCGCCCCGGCGCTTCTCCATGCGGTACCACCCGCTGTTCGGCGCAGGCTTTCGACCGTCCCGCGCACCATACCCACTGCGAAGATAGAAGAGATCATAGCCTCCTGTCGCACCGATACGCCGGTCGCGATACGGGACCGCGCCATTCTCCTCCTCCTCGCCCGGTTGGCCCTGCGCGCGGGAGACATCTGGCAACTGCGCCTGTCCGATATCGACTGGCGCGCGAGCCGGTTGCGATTGCACGGCAAGGGTAGACGCGGAGTGATGATGCCTCTGCCGCAGGATGCAGGCGATGCGGTGCTGGCCTATATCGAGGATGCGCGTCCGGTGGTCGCCACGGACAGAGTTTTTCTGCGAACCCAGGCTCCTTTCACCCCACTGCGATCCGCCGCCGAGATCGCCGGGATCGTTTCCCGTGTCCTGAACCGCGGCGGCTTTGCCGGCTTGCCGACCGGCTCACATGTATTTCGGCATTCACTGGCGTCCGCCTGGTTACGCGGCGGTGCGGATCTTGACCAGATCGGTGTCGCGCTGCGCCACACCTCCCGCTATACGACAGCGATCTATGCCAAGGTCGATGTCGAGATGCTGGCAGAGGTAGCGCAGCCATGGCCGGGATGCGCGTCATGATGCATCACCATGTCGACCGCTTCGTCCAACTCAATCGCGCTCTTGGAATGAAGTTTGCCGCGCAAGAGACATCCTTGCGCGCCTTCGCGGATTTTGCCGCGGCCCGTTCCATCACGCATGTGACGACCGCGCTGATCCTGGAATGGGCCGGTGGCGCCGCGACGCCTTATGCAGCGCGGGCCCGGTTTGATCGCGCCCGTGCCCTGACCGTGTTCCTGCACGCGGAAGATGCACGGCATGAGATACCGGCGATGGGCCTGCTGGGCCGTTCACGCCGACGGCGGCCCGCCCCGCATATTCTGACGCGAGACCAGATCAATCGTATCATGCAGGAAGCGCTTCTGGTACCCGGCCTGACGCCGATCAGCCCGCTGACCTACCACAACCTGTTCGGGTTGCTTGCTTCGACAGGCTTGCGGATTTCGGAAGCTTTGTCCCTGCAGCGCGACGACCTGACGGAGGATGGCCTCATGATCCGCAAGGGCAAGTTCGGCAAGAGCCGCCTTGTACCGATACATCCTTCAACCCGCGCCGCGCTGGAACGGTATCTCGAAGCCCGCAGTGCCGTGCGCCATCCGGGCGATGATCTCTTCGTTCTGGGCCACGGCCGCGCCCCGACGGCGACAAGGGTTTACGTGGTCTTCGTTCGGATCGTGCGCAAGCTCGGTTATCGCAACCCAACAGGCCCTGGCCCCCGTGTGCACGATCTGCGCCATACATTCGCAGTGCGATCTCTCGAAGCTTGCGGCAACGATCCGCAGGCGGTGTTGCGGCACATGAAGGCGCTGAGCACCTATCTCGGCCATGTCGATATCGCCAATACCTACTGGTACCTCGAGGCCACGCCGGTCCTGCTGAAGATGATCGCGTCGACCGCCGAAGATATCTGGATCGGAGGTGCGGCATGACCCCGCTTGCTCCCGATCTTTCGGCCTTCCTGCAAACCCATCTTCCTGGCGATTGCGGCGCGAGCCGACATACCATCGCGGCCTATGCCCACGCGTTCACCCTTCTGCTGCGGTTTGCGGCGGGGCGGCTCAGGCGAACCCCTTCGGAACTCGCCATAGAAGACCTTGATGTGCAGATGATCAGGGCGTTCCTTGAACATATCGAGGAAGGGCGCGCCAATTCCGTCCGGTCCCGCAACGCGCGGCTGGCGGCGATCAAATCGTTCTTCCGTTTCGTCGAACATCGTCACCCGGCATGCCTTGAGCAGGCGATGATGATCCGGGCCATGCCGATCAAGCGGACAGATGCCAAGCTGATCGACTATCTGACCAAGGAAGAAGTCCGTGCCCTGCTTGCCGCGCCGAACCGTCACACGCCGGGCGGATTGCGGGACAGGGCGATGCTGCATCTTGCCTATGCCGCAGGATTGAGGGCATCCGAACTGCTCGCGGTGCGAATGGACGATTTTCCCGAAGTTTCGTTGTCCAGCGTTCGGATCCTGGGCAAGGGGCGGCGGGAGCGCGTCCTGCCGCTCTGGAAGGAGACCCAGGCCGCCATTCGCGCGTGGCTGGCTGTCCGGCCAGGCAATGTGGGGCCCGAACTGTTCCTGAACCGTGATGGTCGCCAGATGACACGGGACGGGTTCGCCTACAGGCTCAGGCAGCATGTGGCGACCGCCGAAGGCTTGGCACCCTCGATCGCCGCAAAGCACGTGACCCCGCATGTGCTGCGGCACAGCTGCGCCATGCATACGCTTCAGGCTACCGGCGATATCCGCAAGGTCGCGCTCTGGCTTGGACATACCAGCATCCAGACGACGGAGATGTATCTGCGCGCGGACCCGACCGAGAAGCTCGCACTTCTGGATGCGCATCATGCCCCGCTGATCAAACCCGGCAAATTCCGGGAACCCTCGGACAAGCTGATGCAGATATTGGCCGTCGCGACACAGAGATCCTGACTGATCGGGCAGAATTGGTGTCCCGCTATCGGCGGGGCGCTATTCCATCACATAGCCGAGCGCCCGATAGCCGGTCCGTCGTTTGGCGGCCATTCTGGCGAGGACCGGGACCGAACTGTCGACATAATCGACCACCAGCACGTCCTTCTTTTCGTCATGCCGCCGATGCAACCTGCCGACATATTGCGCCAGCGTGCCTTTCCAGGCGATCGGCATTGTCAGGAACAGGGTGTCGAGCCGGGCGTCATCGAAGCCCTCGCCGATATAACGCCCTGTCGCGAGGATCAGCCGTTCCTCATCATCATCGACATTCAGCGCCGCATGCGCGGCATTCCGGTCCTTTGCGGACATGCCGCCACGGAGTACGACGATGTTTTTCACAAATCGGGAGAGTCGTTGATGAAGATGCTCGAGGTGATCCTTCCGCTCGGTCAGTACGATCGGTGAGCGTTTGACCTCAAGCGATTTCAACACGTCATTGAAGATCAGATCGTTTCGGGCCTCATCCTCCGCCAGAGCGGCATAGATTGCGGGGATGGACGGGCGTTCGGCTATGGCGAGGGCCTCCGGCAATCTGAATCTCGTATGACGTTCCCGCGCCCGATGGTGAAGGCCGTTTTCTGCTGCCTGTGATTTGGCGCTTACCTGATGGCGTACCGGACCGCATTGCATGAAGATGATCGGGTGATGCCCGTCTTTCCGGGCGACCGTTGCCGACAATCCCGTAACATAGCGCGCCTTCGATCTGCGGGCGACAAGCTCAAAGCTTGCAGCGGACAGGTGATGGCACTCATCGACGACAAGATGACCGTAATCGGCAACGATATCGTCAACTTCGCCCTTGCGAACCAGGCTCTGGATCAGCGCCACGTCGATCACACCGGTGGGTTTGCGCTTTCCCGCGCCAATGGTGCCGATCTGCTTCGGGTCAATCTGCAGAAAGGACTTGAGGCGCTCGATCCATTGGCTAAGGAGTTCGCGACGATGAACAAGAACCAGCGTATTGCTGGCACGACGCGCGATCAGCGCCGAGGCCACAACCGTCTTGCCGAATGCGGTCGTGGCGGCAAGCACGCCGGTATCGTGTTCGGCCAATGCTTCGAACGCTCGCGATTGCTGTTGGCGAAGTTCGCCACGGAAGCAGACCGTCTCAGGCAAGCGGGTTCCGTCTTCACGCAAATCGTCCAGTTCGGCTCTCACACCGTGATCGGACAGGAACCCGACCACTTCGTCGAAGCTGCCGCGCGGCAGGGCGACGTGTCGGGGATGCAGTTCGGCACAGGACACAATGCGCGGCTTTCCGAATGTCGGCAGCCGCATCGCCTGCGCGCGATAGAATTCGGGGTTCTGGAACGCGGCCAGTCGCACCAGTTGGGCAACCATGGCCGAAGGCAACTCCGAGCGGTCGATATAGATCTGGTCGGCAATCGTTACCTTGATGGTCGGTGGAACGGGCACGTCGAGGCGTCGCGCCGTGCTGCGGCGTGACGGAGTCATCTTCCAGGGTTCGTCCGCCTGTTCGTCATCCACAGGCATGCGCACGCCCAGTATCCGCCCGGAAAGCTCGGCGGCTTCGACGAGCTTGGTCACCGCTGCCGCAGACAATCTCGGCAAGGAGGACAAATAAGCCCACTGATCGTCATACGGCCGCATGCCCGCGTCCACAAAGACGCTGTTGCCAGCCTTGCGCGCGGTGTTCTGGAGCGGCAGTGCGATCAGGTTGCCGAAGCCGCCGAGCGGCATGATATCCTGATTTGGAAACAGCCGGTCATAGGAAGCAAAACCGATTTCCGGCCGCCGCTCCATCGTTTCGGTGATCAGAACTGATCCAAACTGGCGTGCCACACGGGCAGAGACCGGTTCGGAGAAGAAGATCCAGATATGACCGCCATTTCCAGATCTCGATCGTTCCAGCGCTGCGGGAACGCCCTTTGCCCGACAGGTTTCGAGCAGCGCATTCGCGTCATCCGCCCAGGATGCCTTGTCAAAATCCGCCGCCAGAAACCAGCATGTATCACCGGATAGTAGCGGATAGACGCCGGCTACAAAATCGCCACTTCGGCCATCGCCACCGCGCAGGTGTTTTTCCATGACACTTTCGTCCGGCGGGATGAACTTCTGATGGAGGCATTCACCGCATTTGACCTTCGGTTTGCCGCATATTCCTTTCACCCATTCGTTGGCACAAGCAGGCGAATACCCCGAGCGACCGGTCTTCCTGTTGTCCCATCGCAACGGGAACACGTCAGGCCGACCGGCGAACAGGCTTCGGAACAGGTCAACCTTTTCGTGCGACGGCGAAGCATTCGTGACGGAGGCGTTCTCGAAGGAGGGCTGTTTCACGGTTGGCGCGGGCTCTGCAGCAAGACGAGCCTCAAGTGCCGCCATCTCGCGCTGAAGCTCATGCCGTTCAGCATCCAGATCGGCCAGCCGCGCTCGAACCCGCGTCAGGTTTTCCTCAATATCGTTCTTGTCGGTCACGCGTGATTTCCACCCAGTCTCTTCTGTCCCGCCCAGCATAATGCGCGGAAGAGGCCGGCGTAAGAAGGTCGGCATTAAGAGTTGGAGGGGGAGTTCGTTGGGGATGTCCTTCTGCGATTGAGAGCAGAGGCATCATGATTATCCAAAGCGGAAAACCGAAAATGAATCAGAAGAACAACAGATTGAAACCCCGAACTCAGCATAACGCCGACGCGGCATATTACGTTTTGGATTATCTCGCCCATTCCTTCCCGGTGCAGCTCTACGAGCCCTTCACCGACAGCGAGGGCAACCTGTCATCGCGACCAGTGTTTCGCGACGGCCAGCCGGTCGAGAGCCGCGACGCCGTTGCCCGTCGTGACCGACTGATCGAGAGGCTCGCTTCGCTGCCGCCGGTGCCCGGCGCGCTCGATCAGATCGTCCAGCGCTTCGGCACCGATGTCGTGGCGGAGGTGACAGGGCGCTCGCGCCGCATCGTCCGCAAGACCAGCCCCGGCGACATCGACCGGCTGTCGGTGGAGAACCGCGCCGGGTCGGCCAATCTCGCCGAAACGCAGGCCTTCATGGATGATCAGAAGCGTATCCTGATCTTCTCCGACGCCGGCGGCACCGGGCGCAGCTACCACGCCGATCTGTCGGTGCGGAACCAGCGGCTGCGCGTCCACTATCTGCTGGAGCCGGGGTGGAAAGCCGACGCCGCCATTCAGGGCCTGGGCCGCACCAACCGGACCAACCAAGCGCAGCCGCCGCTGTTCCGGCCGATCTCGACCGACGTGAAGGCCGAAAAGCGCTTCCTGTCGACCATCGCCCGCCGCCTCGACACACTCGGCGCAATCACGCGCGGCCAGCGTCAGACTGGCGGCCAGGGCCTGTTCCGGCCCGAGGATAATCTGGAATCGCACTACGCCCGCGACGCGCTGCGGCAGCTCTATCTGCTGCTGGTGCGCGGCAAGATCGAAGGGTGCTCGCTCCAAATGTTTGAGGACGCCACCGGCCTCTCGCTGATGGATTCCACCGGCATCAAGGACGAACTGCCGCCGATCACGACGTTCCTGAACAGGTTGCTGGCGCTGACCATCGAACTCCAGGGCGTCCTGTTCACCGCCTTCGAGCGGCTGCTGAACGCCAAGATCGAAGGCGCCATCGCCTCGGGCAGCTATGACGTCGGGCTAGAGACACTGCAGGCCGAGAGCTTCATCGTCACCGACCGCCGAACGATCCACGTTCATCCCGGCACCGGCGCCGAAGCCCGGCTGCTGACCATCACCCAGCGCCAGCGCAACCGGCCGGTGACGCTTGCCGAGGCGCTCGATCATCTCAACGATCCGCGCGCCAGGCTGTTGATAAACGAACGCTCGGGCCGCGCCGCCGTACAGATACCGACCACCAGCATCATGCTGGACGATGGCGAGATCGAACGGCGCGTGCGGTTGATCCGACCGATGGAGGCGCACAACATCCCCATCAAGATGATGGATGAGACCCATTGGGTCGACGCGGACCGGGCGGGCTTCACCGCGGCATGGAACGCCGAGGTAGCCGAGGTGCCGGAGTATGCCGAAAGCACCATCCATGTCGTCAGCGGCCTATTGCTGCCGATCTGGAAACGCCTCCCGAGCGAGTCGACGCGGGTGTATCGACTCCAGACCGACGACGGCGAGCGCATCGTTGGCCGTCGCGTCTCCCCCGCATGGGTGGCCGGCGCGCTCGCCACCGGCACATCGACCCTGACGCCCGACTACGCCTTCATGGCGCTGATGGACGGAAAGACCATCCTCGACTTGGCCGAGGGGCTCCAGATTCGCCGCGTCCGGGTCATGGGTGCTAACCGCATCGAGTTGTCCGGCTTCACCGACGCCATGCGCGACCGTCTGCGTGCCTATGGCCTCTTCCACGAGATCATCTCGTGGAAGCTGCGGATGTTCGTGCCGACAGATGGGACCGGCAATGCCATTCTGGCCAAGGTGCTGGAGCGCTATCCCGTCGAGCGCATCGGCGAGCGGGAGGTGGCGTGATGGCACGACAGGACGCCTCCGAACTGGCAATCCGTCTCGGCCGGCAGGCAGAGGCGGTGTGCCGCCACTACCTCTCTGCCGGTCATCGCGAGGGCCGCTATTGGCTGGTCGGCGATGTGCGCAACACGCCCGGCCGCTCGATGTTCGTGCGGCTGAAGGGCGGCGAAATCGGCAAGGGCGCCGCCGGCAAATGGACCGACGCCGCCACCGGCGAGCATGGCGATCTCCTCGACGTCATCCGCCAGAGCTGCGGCCTGGTCGACTTCAAGGACGTCGCCGATGAGGCGCGCACCTTCCTGGCGATGCCGCATCCCGAACCGGAGCCAAGCTCTACCCGGCGCACACCGGCGTCGGCGCCATCAGGATCACCGGAAGCGGCACGGCGGCTCTTCGCAATGGCGCAGCCAATTTCCGGCACACTCGTAAAGACGTATCTCCGCACACGCGGCATTACGGATTTGCACGGAACCGGAAGCCTGCGCTTCCATCCCCATTGCTATTACCGTCCCGACGAACATTCCCCGATGGAGACCTGGCCAGCGATGATCGCATCCGTCACCGATCTCGCCGGGCGTCAGACCGGCGCGCACCGCACCTGGCTCGCTCCCGACGGCTCGGACAAGGCTCCGATCGACACGCCGAGACGGGCGATGGGCGATCTGCTGGGGCATGCCGTTCGCTTCGCTGTGGCGGGCGAAGTGATGGCGGCGGGCGAAGGCATCGAAACGATGCTGTCGCTCAGGATGGCGCTGCCCACCATGCCGATGGCGGCGGCGCTTTCGGCGGCGCATCTCTCGGCCATCCTGTTCCCCGATACGCTACGCCGACTCTACATCGCCCGCGACAATGATCCGGCCGGCGACGGCGCGATGGCGACCTTGATCGAACGGGCGAACGCGGCCGGGATCGAGGCGGTCGTGGTGTCTCCAGCCTTAAGCGACTTCAACGAGGATCTCCGCCTGACGGGGCTGGATAGCCTCCGGGCAGGGGTCCGCGTGCAGATCGCGCCCCAAGACGTCGCACGCTTCATGGCGCTGGCGGCATAGACCGCGAGGAGAATGCAGGCGGCGGGAGCGCCGTCGTCGACATCGCTCGAATGATTCCAGGTCGGAGAGAACCGCGTCCCCGGCCTTCGAGAGGGCGATCGGCCAGCAAACGCCCCGGACCCACAATGCCTGCGGCGGACTATTTTCCGGCGCGGCCGAGTGCCGCTTTCCATCGCGAGGCAAAATAGCCCGCCTTCGTCATCCTCCGCTGTGCTCCGGCCCTCCGCTTCGCTGCGGATGCAGGTCCGGCCCGCCCGCCGGCTTTCGTCGCCATGAAGGCCGCGAGGGTCGCGGCCGAACCGACGGAGCATCCCTATGAGCGAGCACGACGACTACGAACCGCACCACGCCTCTTCCCCCACCGACCATGTTCTCAGCGAACTCCAGCTTTACGGCTACCGTCCCTTCACCGATGAACCCGATCCCCGACCGCTTCCGGAAGGCGACCATATCGCGGGCGCCATCGCCGACATCTTCGACGCCCTAATTGTTACCCTGGAGGACACCCGCCTCGAGCCCGACCTCGACGATCTCCTCTGGTCGACGGTCAATGTCTTCCACCGGGCTACCGACCGGATCGAGCGCGAGCTGGACGACAACGAGCAGGCGCAGCGCCGCGGCCAGCGTGAACAGGACGGCAGTGAGGTGAAGGCCGTCGAACTGGAACGCCTGACGGCCGAGGGCCAGACCTTGATCGAACGCCGCAACGCTTTCGAGCTGATGCGTGACCAGGCCGCCGAGCACTATGAGCGCCACACCGGGTCGAACTGGCGGCCGCGCAGCGGATCGATGGTCAACCATCGCAACCTCACCTCGGCGATGATCGACAGCCGGGACTTCCTCGCCGCCAAGAAGCGCGCCGACAACGAGGTGCTGCTCCCCGCCGGTCCGAAGATCGCCTTCACCGGCGGGCTCGACTTCAACGATCACCACCTAATCTGGGCCAAGCTCGATCAGGTCCACGCCAAACACCCCGACATGGTGCTGTTGCACGGCAAGTCCCCCAAGGGCGCCGAGAAGATCGCGGCCAAATGGGCCGACGCCCGCAAGGTGCCGCAGGTCGGCTTCGCCCCCGACTGGACGAAACATGCCAAGGCCGCACCGTTCAAGCGCAACGATCAGATGCTCGACGTCCTGCCGATCGGGGTCATCGTCTTCCCCGGCACGGGCATCCAGGACAATCTCGCCGACAAGGCGAAGAAGCTCGGCATCCCAGTCTGGAAGTTCGCAACGGGCGGCGCTTGAGCGCCGCTACTGCTAAATCTCGCAAAGGCGGCTATTGTCTTCTCAGCAAAGTATTCGAGGAACGGACTGGCATGCTCACAATTACTCATCCAGAAATATTCCCCGAACTTGTAAGCTTTCCTGGAGGCCTCTGGCCCCTGCGTTTACCCAAGGAAGAGGCTACAAGACTGATCATCAAGTGCCCAAAAGAGTACATGCTGGCAGCAAAGGTAAGGCGTGAATTTCGCTTCTATCTAGTACCGCTCACAGCAGACGGCTCATCCTCTTATGGGCTCGTAACGGCCTTCTTCGACGACCACGACGAGCCGTTGACATTCTGGTCTCCGCTGTTCGACGACCAGATGACCATCGACATCAGACAGCTGCTTTCGTCCGATCACTTTAAGATCCATTTTCTCGACGAGCATAATCGTGAACTGCTGGGCTATTCCGCGAAGAATGATGACGCCCCCCGCTTTCGGGCATTCGCTGAAACCATGAACTTCTTGCCGTTCTCATTTCATCTAGCGAGGGACTTTCTTGATCAGATGCCTGATTGGTTCGGTCGTAGGACAACGTTGGACGACGAGCAGTCATTTGCGATCCATCTCCAAGAGCCTCTATTTCCGGAAGATCTCTATATCTCGGACGTCCGACCCGAAGTGAACTCGTATCATGGCAAGAAAACCAACATGCACACGGTCCTAGAGCGTGATGATGCCGGTCACTTCAGTGAACTCGACATCGTT from Martelella sp. NC20 includes these protein-coding regions:
- a CDS encoding tyrosine-type recombinase/integrase: MTPLAPDLSAFLQTHLPGDCGASRHTIAAYAHAFTLLLRFAAGRLRRTPSELAIEDLDVQMIRAFLEHIEEGRANSVRSRNARLAAIKSFFRFVEHRHPACLEQAMMIRAMPIKRTDAKLIDYLTKEEVRALLAAPNRHTPGGLRDRAMLHLAYAAGLRASELLAVRMDDFPEVSLSSVRILGKGRRERVLPLWKETQAAIRAWLAVRPGNVGPELFLNRDGRQMTRDGFAYRLRQHVATAEGLAPSIAAKHVTPHVLRHSCAMHTLQATGDIRKVALWLGHTSIQTTEMYLRADPTEKLALLDAHHAPLIKPGKFREPSDKLMQILAVATQRS
- a CDS encoding tyrosine-type recombinase/integrase; the encoded protein is MMHHHVDRFVQLNRALGMKFAAQETSLRAFADFAAARSITHVTTALILEWAGGAATPYAARARFDRARALTVFLHAEDARHEIPAMGLLGRSRRRRPAPHILTRDQINRIMQEALLVPGLTPISPLTYHNLFGLLASTGLRISEALSLQRDDLTEDGLMIRKGKFGKSRLVPIHPSTRAALERYLEARSAVRHPGDDLFVLGHGRAPTATRVYVVFVRIVRKLGYRNPTGPGPRVHDLRHTFAVRSLEACGNDPQAVLRHMKALSTYLGHVDIANTYWYLEATPVLLKMIASTAEDIWIGGAA
- a CDS encoding TOTE conflict system archaeo-eukaryotic primase domain-containing protein encodes the protein MTDKNDIEENLTRVRARLADLDAERHELQREMAALEARLAAEPAPTVKQPSFENASVTNASPSHEKVDLFRSLFAGRPDVFPLRWDNRKTGRSGYSPACANEWVKGICGKPKVKCGECLHQKFIPPDESVMEKHLRGGDGRSGDFVAGVYPLLSGDTCWFLAADFDKASWADDANALLETCRAKGVPAALERSRSGNGGHIWIFFSEPVSARVARQFGSVLITETMERRPEIGFASYDRLFPNQDIMPLGGFGNLIALPLQNTARKAGNSVFVDAGMRPYDDQWAYLSSLPRLSAAAVTKLVEAAELSGRILGVRMPVDDEQADEPWKMTPSRRSTARRLDVPVPPTIKVTIADQIYIDRSELPSAMVAQLVRLAAFQNPEFYRAQAMRLPTFGKPRIVSCAELHPRHVALPRGSFDEVVGFLSDHGVRAELDDLREDGTRLPETVCFRGELRQQQSRAFEALAEHDTGVLAATTAFGKTVVASALIARRASNTLVLVHRRELLSQWIERLKSFLQIDPKQIGTIGAGKRKPTGVIDVALIQSLVRKGEVDDIVADYGHLVVDECHHLSAASFELVARRSKARYVTGLSATVARKDGHHPIIFMQCGPVRHQVSAKSQAAENGLHHRARERHTRFRLPEALAIAERPSIPAIYAALAEDEARNDLIFNDVLKSLEVKRSPIVLTERKDHLEHLHQRLSRFVKNIVVLRGGMSAKDRNAAHAALNVDDDEERLILATGRYIGEGFDDARLDTLFLTMPIAWKGTLAQYVGRLHRRHDEKKDVLVVDYVDSSVPVLARMAAKRRTGYRALGYVME
- a CDS encoding DUF7146 domain-containing protein, with product MARQDASELAIRLGRQAEAVCRHYLSAGHREGRYWLVGDVRNTPGRSMFVRLKGGEIGKGAAGKWTDAATGEHGDLLDVIRQSCGLVDFKDVADEARTFLAMPHPEPEPSSTRRTPASAPSGSPEAARRLFAMAQPISGTLVKTYLRTRGITDLHGTGSLRFHPHCYYRPDEHSPMETWPAMIASVTDLAGRQTGAHRTWLAPDGSDKAPIDTPRRAMGDLLGHAVRFAVAGEVMAAGEGIETMLSLRMALPTMPMAAALSAAHLSAILFPDTLRRLYIARDNDPAGDGAMATLIERANAAGIEAVVVSPALSDFNEDLRLTGLDSLRAGVRVQIAPQDVARFMALAA
- a CDS encoding DUF2493 domain-containing protein, whose product is MSEHDDYEPHHASSPTDHVLSELQLYGYRPFTDEPDPRPLPEGDHIAGAIADIFDALIVTLEDTRLEPDLDDLLWSTVNVFHRATDRIERELDDNEQAQRRGQREQDGSEVKAVELERLTAEGQTLIERRNAFELMRDQAAEHYERHTGSNWRPRSGSMVNHRNLTSAMIDSRDFLAAKKRADNEVLLPAGPKIAFTGGLDFNDHHLIWAKLDQVHAKHPDMVLLHGKSPKGAEKIAAKWADARKVPQVGFAPDWTKHAKAAPFKRNDQMLDVLPIGVIVFPGTGIQDNLADKAKKLGIPVWKFATGGA
- a CDS encoding tyrosine-type recombinase/integrase; the encoded protein is MNSPSNSPLGGYAEADNRTLVRRYFTDNPGLSAGALSAARHFLKWARARKILIRDLDVSAVNRFLRHRCRCGRYRPAQLRHPAYATDTRRFLSYLEATGMVFIADDVARLGQYLQAYAGKLCAARYSEVTYSMRLSQARHFAEWALQMRVPAHGLDDVIIDQFAHHDCRCGIKTKRGKRVKGSGTRDRRRGARTFVRFLRDEGLVPVEEPDCVTACDPRLTAFAEWLHRERGVTSETMRRYVNEANRWLDHLGATPKDYNVAAIRSIVLDQGEERSRSSVRMTVTVLRSFLRFTIIQGECAPALLHAVPPAVRRRLSTVPRTIPTAKIEEIIASCRTDTPVAIRDRAILLLLARLALRAGDIWQLRLSDIDWRASRLRLHGKGRRGVMMPLPQDAGDAVLAYIEDARPVVATDRVFLRTQAPFTPLRSAAEIAGIVSRVLNRGGFAGLPTGSHVFRHSLASAWLRGGADLDQIGVALRHTSRYTTAIYAKVDVEMLAEVAQPWPGCAS